DNA sequence from the Sceloporus undulatus isolate JIND9_A2432 ecotype Alabama chromosome 4, SceUnd_v1.1, whole genome shotgun sequence genome:
TCAGCAACAAGAGCCAGTGAGCACTGGAAAATGCTACACATGTACAcaaaaaacagaagcagaaatgtAGTTAATATAAATTAAACTAACTGTGTAGCTATGGAACAACTTTGCTTTCTTTAATAAAAAACTAACTATGAAACAGGAGAATTCATTGATGAGGTATACATGGGGGTTTCTCTGAAACACACATAATGTACTATATACTCTACcatattaaacaaaaacaaatccattaCCACTTGCAAATGTTTGTGTAAAGATATTGCTTTtctctttcattatttttaaaggaaaaactagattccttccctccttcaaaAACACAGAGTAATATAGCTATCTACTTTCTATTTTTCTCAAAAATCTTAGTTTTGTGTTCAAGTCAAACCACCTATGCATTTTGTCCTCTCCTCATTTCTCTCATCTCCTTAATCTCCACCTTTTCATACTTCCCAGTCTTCCGCCGTCTGGTCAACACAAGCACAGTAATCCCAGTAATAAAGGACAAGACTACCACGACCACCACTGCAATAATGCCTGCTGACAGCTGCTTCATAGAGAACTCGGGAGCTTTTTCATCAATATAGTAGATTAGGATCTCTTCGATATCTAGAGGTTCTCCGCTGACAGAGAGATTAAATGCATTATTAGAATGAAAAAGAGAGTCATGCTTGATATCTTTTTCAAAGTAATAGGCTACATCTGCAATATCGACATCTCTGTAAGACTTCTGCATAAGGTTCTGTTTCAAGTCAATTTGAATGAATGGGTAGTCATACTTGACAGCAGGAATGAAATTTTGATGGAGCAGGTACCGCTTCTGAATGAATTGTCGGAGACTGTTTTCCACTTCAGCCTCGAGGAAGGCAGCTTCTCGTTCTTTGTGCCTTAGTTCGATTAAGATCTGGCTTGTTCTGACAAGCTCACTGCACCTCATGTTTTGATCACCCTTGTCAGTTCTCCTAACCCCAGCGCTGTTCACACACCAACAAGTATCTGTGTTGTTGCATTGCCTGGCTTTGAAGATACCATTGGCATCACATTCTGGGTGATAAAGTCCATCATTGTCCAAAAAGGCATGTTTAGGTTTGATGAAATTCCTGGGTTTTACAGTGCTCATTTCTGCCTTCATTAGGAGACATTTTGAAGTCAGTGTCGAACAGTCCACCATCTGGTTTGAACCCACAGCCATGCAGATACAGCTACCAGATTCCATGTCACAAAATGTCCGTTTATTCATTGGACATATACAACCATCCTGGGCTGCTGATGCTGCAACAAGTATCAAAAATAGTGCAGCCCCCAAAGCAGACTCCATGAGTTTGGCCAGGATGAGCAGGGAGAAGACTGTAGGAAGAGATGGTAGAATACAGCAGCCTGAAGACAAGACCCATCCACACCAAGAGCTTCCCAGTTTCTGTGTGACAGGATGCACCTGCTCTCTCTCCTTCTAAACCAGTATCACACTTGcccaaccagtttgaccagtgaCTCATTCACAAAATAGGCCTATGGTGACACAGAAAACCTACAGAAGACCAAGAGCAATGCACTGTCTTTAGTTAGGGAGTGGCAGCAACACCCTGCTCCCTGCCTACCTTTCTTTCCTCCCACTCAATGAGGAAGTACTACATGCCAGAAACACAGAAACCAATGGAGCATTAATTTAAGCTCCTTGCAAACAGAAACGTGCCTACCTGATATCTGAGCCATAAGTGCCAGTTTGCAAGCTAATAGGAGACCAAACCCCATCCACCCTTTCTTCCTGGCCAACTGCACATGCCCAGCCACTTGACTAAGTCCTATACACTTGCCAAATTGGGTAGAAAAATATTAGCTCTACTAGTCAGTATAAGTGGTACACAGAATAGGAAAAGGGGAGAGTGCAGACAAAACAACCCTTTCGATTTCTAATATTGATGAAGGATTCAGTGATTCAAGGTGAACTGCTGAGACATTTCAATGACTTTTCCATCAAGCAATACTGAGAAAGTCATCAGACTATTTCTAGGAGGAATATTTTATACTTCAAATTTGAATTGACCTGGGAGCTGACACCTAACATGATCAAATTTACTTATTTCCTCTGATATGGAGTGGGTTCTCTTCCTTTCATGCTTCTGTCTGGGACATTTCACACATTACATTATGGGGGTGGATATTTTTGGTGTAAATCTAAGAAGTGTACACCTAAAAATGTCAACTATAAATTTTGCAAACATAATTATCATATAGATCCATTCAATAATATTCTCCGTGATTATAACTGAATAGCAAACTAAGTTTTGCCTCTATATGATGATTGAGATTGTTATGGTCAAATGACACTTGAGAAATGTTGTTCCTAGTAGCATTAGGCTCCAGTACCTTGCTCTTCACTGAGAGAAGCTGCCTATTTATTAAttgatatcttgcctttctcccattatGAAATTCAAAGTGGTTGGTCATGAAAGTGCATCTAGGGGAAACAGgaagttttaaaaagtcttttaaacAGTTTCTGTTTCACATTGTGGATAGATAAATTATTCATCAcatgaaaacaaatacaaacat
Encoded proteins:
- the TACSTD2 gene encoding tumor-associated calcium signal transducer 2, with the protein product MESALGAALFLILVAASAAQDGCICPMNKRTFCDMESGSCICMAVGSNQMVDCSTLTSKCLLMKAEMSTVKPRNFIKPKHAFLDNDGLYHPECDANGIFKARQCNNTDTCWCVNSAGVRRTDKGDQNMRCSELVRTSQILIELRHKEREAAFLEAEVENSLRQFIQKRYLLHQNFIPAVKYDYPFIQIDLKQNLMQKSYRDVDIADVAYYFEKDIKHDSLFHSNNAFNLSVSGEPLDIEEILIYYIDEKAPEFSMKQLSAGIIAVVVVVVLSFITGITVLVLTRRRKTGKYEKVEIKEMREMRRGQNA